In Chrysiogenes arsenatis DSM 11915, the following proteins share a genomic window:
- a CDS encoding alpha-amylase/4-alpha-glucanotransferase domain-containing protein, with the protein MQPSVALLFGIHCHQPYKNFSWVVEGASKQSYAPFLEVAESFPDFRFAVHYSGWLFQWLQQNSPDVFERMQRMARRGQIEFFTGGFYEPVLAAIPHEDRIAQIEMLSEFIRTHFGQRPRGLWLTERVWDASIVPSLVAAGVEYAIVDDYHFFSAGFTPEAMNGYYLTEEGGKSLKLFPISEKLRYTIPFKPESKTIEVLENAADPKRLAAMTFFDDGEKFGVWPNTFPWVYGDRKWLATFFETLLQKPHIIPTHFSDYIVQEPALGLAYLPTCSYQEMGQWSLPPHQGTVFEQFTHEVAATNPERAAFVKGGIWRNFLVKYPESNNIHKKMLRLATLAKGSSAREALFQGQCNDALWHGVFGGLYLPNLRYNVYEALNRCEKLSGKRGIQAGDFDLDGYDEILARTEQYFAAISTRHGGQLFELSSLETMLNYTNTLSRKHEAYHEALKKPATPAEEPTAEATQPTTQSDEIATIHGADAVAEDYSVHLLYDWHLKYSAIDHLMGRMPTVEDFRCADLWEQGDFANQPFQIEQRTLSDVELVRHGGIYHWDKKTADVSIRKKYRFLSGSIVVDITITTPSTTPLECIYGCEWNIHIPSDGALQVGDEIYAKSESFSCEHARSVEMTDPMFHTPLRLSTCTAKHLLSFPVSTVSKSEGGIDLTYQGNSLLFAVPLRLSAEAPAKFSFMLALSGE; encoded by the coding sequence ATGCAACCATCAGTCGCCTTACTGTTCGGCATTCACTGTCACCAGCCGTACAAGAATTTTTCGTGGGTCGTTGAAGGAGCCTCCAAACAAAGCTACGCACCATTCCTTGAAGTTGCCGAATCTTTTCCTGACTTTCGCTTTGCCGTCCACTATAGCGGATGGCTCTTCCAGTGGCTCCAGCAGAATAGCCCCGACGTGTTTGAACGGATGCAACGAATGGCTCGCCGTGGCCAAATAGAGTTTTTTACCGGTGGCTTTTACGAACCCGTCCTTGCGGCCATTCCACATGAAGATCGCATCGCGCAAATCGAAATGCTTTCGGAATTTATCCGTACCCACTTTGGTCAACGGCCACGCGGCCTTTGGCTGACAGAACGGGTTTGGGATGCTTCGATTGTCCCTTCGCTTGTTGCTGCTGGTGTGGAATACGCCATTGTCGACGATTACCACTTTTTTTCGGCGGGTTTTACCCCCGAAGCGATGAATGGCTACTACCTGACCGAGGAGGGTGGCAAAAGCCTGAAGCTCTTTCCGATCAGCGAAAAACTTCGCTACACCATCCCATTCAAGCCCGAATCAAAAACCATTGAAGTGCTGGAAAACGCGGCTGATCCCAAACGGCTCGCCGCCATGACCTTTTTTGACGATGGCGAAAAATTTGGCGTCTGGCCGAATACCTTCCCGTGGGTGTACGGCGACCGCAAATGGCTGGCGACATTCTTTGAAACTCTTTTGCAAAAACCGCACATTATCCCAACGCATTTTAGCGATTATATCGTGCAAGAGCCCGCCCTCGGACTCGCCTACTTGCCGACCTGCTCCTATCAAGAGATGGGGCAATGGAGCTTGCCACCGCATCAGGGAACCGTTTTCGAACAGTTTACCCATGAAGTAGCGGCCACCAACCCAGAGCGCGCGGCCTTTGTCAAAGGGGGCATCTGGCGTAACTTTCTCGTGAAATATCCAGAATCAAATAACATCCATAAAAAAATGCTCCGTCTCGCAACACTCGCCAAAGGGTCGAGCGCACGCGAAGCACTCTTTCAGGGGCAATGTAACGACGCACTGTGGCATGGTGTCTTCGGTGGACTTTATCTGCCAAACCTCCGCTATAACGTGTACGAAGCGCTGAACCGCTGCGAAAAGCTCTCGGGCAAACGCGGCATTCAAGCTGGCGATTTCGACCTTGATGGGTACGACGAAATACTTGCCCGTACCGAGCAATATTTTGCGGCGATTTCGACCCGTCACGGTGGGCAATTATTTGAACTCAGTTCGCTTGAAACCATGCTCAATTATACCAATACCCTTTCGCGTAAACATGAAGCGTACCACGAAGCCCTGAAAAAACCGGCCACCCCCGCCGAAGAACCAACGGCAGAGGCGACCCAGCCGACAACTCAAAGCGACGAAATTGCGACGATTCACGGTGCCGATGCCGTGGCAGAAGATTACTCGGTCCACTTGCTTTACGACTGGCACCTGAAATATTCGGCCATCGACCACCTGATGGGGCGGATGCCAACGGTGGAAGATTTTCGCTGCGCAGATCTGTGGGAACAAGGCGACTTTGCCAACCAGCCCTTTCAGATCGAACAGCGGACGCTCAGCGATGTTGAGCTGGTACGTCATGGCGGCATCTATCACTGGGATAAAAAAACGGCTGATGTTTCGATTCGCAAAAAATACCGTTTCCTTTCTGGCAGCATCGTGGTCGACATCACCATCACCACGCCATCGACCACGCCGCTTGAGTGTATCTATGGATGCGAATGGAATATCCACATTCCATCGGATGGTGCGCTGCAAGTCGGCGACGAGATATACGCCAAAAGCGAATCGTTTAGCTGCGAGCACGCGCGGAGTGTAGAAATGACTGACCCTATGTTTCATACCCCGTTACGCCTTTCGACGTGCACGGCAAAACACCTGCTCTCGTTTCCAGTATCAACCGTTTCCAAATCCGAAGGGGGGATCGACTTGACCTATCAAGGCAACTCGCTACTCTTCGCCGTTCCGCTGCGTCTCAGCGCGGAAGCGCCAGCAAAATTTAGCTTTATGCTTGCGCTGAGTGGTGAATAA
- a CDS encoding DUF4912 domain-containing protein — MEKLLELPREELIRIGRSFNIIGRTRMSNHQLAEAIFRISRESGVSSFFIHRNEGEHLRIEFNNIYLPNEIGSTRACILYRDPLWVFTYWEVTRALLPEGDNYQFTLRVVNAATHHVHTTVDDVERIGRWYLCLNAPETEFYVSIGVTFANGDFREFVRSNTIKMPAISVAEESAVAQFLNRATGAIAEYNVAESELLREEWDQQIIVEELDSSLRIHLPGSSGKYHDLRNSSSGGY, encoded by the coding sequence ATGGAAAAATTACTTGAGCTACCACGTGAAGAATTGATTCGTATCGGGCGAAGCTTCAATATTATCGGACGCACGCGGATGAGTAATCATCAGCTAGCAGAAGCTATCTTCCGTATTTCGCGTGAGAGTGGAGTGTCATCGTTTTTCATCCACCGCAATGAAGGCGAACACCTGCGCATCGAATTCAACAATATCTACCTTCCGAACGAAATCGGGAGCACGCGAGCCTGCATACTCTACCGCGATCCGCTGTGGGTTTTTACCTACTGGGAAGTGACACGCGCCCTCTTGCCAGAGGGCGATAACTACCAGTTTACCCTCCGCGTGGTCAATGCTGCCACCCACCACGTGCATACAACGGTTGACGATGTGGAGCGCATTGGCCGCTGGTATCTTTGCTTAAATGCCCCAGAAACAGAATTTTATGTTTCTATTGGCGTTACCTTTGCCAATGGCGATTTCCGGGAGTTCGTCCGTTCCAACACCATTAAAATGCCAGCAATCAGCGTGGCAGAAGAATCAGCCGTGGCGCAATTCCTGAATCGCGCCACAGGAGCTATTGCTGAATACAACGTTGCTGAATCGGAATTGCTACGCGAAGAGTGGGATCAGCAGATTATTGTCGAAGAACTCGACTCGTCCCTCAGAATCCATCTCCCAGGTTCGAGTGGAAAATACCACGACCTTCGCAATTCTTCATCAGGCGGATACTAA
- a CDS encoding galactose-1-phosphate uridylyltransferase — MSTTLRRDLFQRFDVVYEPGVTRMPLWERVAPGAHNTTRPPHDPHCPFCPGNEVYASFTIAQKLNRKDGSWQQRVIPNRVPLFSVEGENDAHGDGVYDVTKGVGAHEILIESRLHNQHPWDMSVVDLETNLHLCAERMRDLAKDIRFAYISFSRHAGVFSGSGIAHPHTQIFALPDVPLEVRRVANAQNEYATFRNRCLVCDMIHQEREHRKRVIAENEAFLAIAPYASRCPFEMHLYPKKHQADFADLESGKFLSLASLLHECYGKLHRALGNPPFHVNLFTQSRGDTPSCSHWHIEILPWVAPIGSLTTATGIYMNPVTPEMVCGGEGSDR, encoded by the coding sequence ATGTCGACTACCTTGCGTCGGGATCTATTTCAGCGCTTTGACGTCGTCTACGAGCCAGGTGTTACCCGCATGCCGCTGTGGGAGCGTGTCGCACCCGGCGCACATAACACTACACGCCCACCGCATGACCCACACTGCCCGTTCTGCCCAGGCAATGAAGTGTACGCTTCGTTCACCATTGCCCAAAAATTGAACCGCAAAGATGGCTCATGGCAACAGCGGGTAATCCCGAATCGAGTTCCACTTTTCTCTGTTGAAGGGGAAAATGATGCGCACGGCGATGGCGTGTATGACGTCACGAAAGGCGTCGGGGCGCACGAAATCCTGATAGAATCGCGCCTACATAACCAACACCCCTGGGATATGAGTGTGGTGGATCTCGAAACCAACCTTCACCTCTGCGCAGAACGCATGCGAGATCTGGCCAAAGATATTCGTTTTGCCTATATTTCATTTAGTCGACACGCAGGAGTATTTAGCGGGAGTGGCATCGCCCATCCACACACGCAGATATTCGCACTGCCGGATGTTCCACTTGAAGTCAGGCGGGTGGCAAACGCACAGAACGAATATGCCACCTTCCGCAACCGCTGCTTAGTCTGTGATATGATCCACCAAGAGCGCGAACATCGCAAACGGGTGATTGCGGAGAATGAGGCATTTTTGGCCATCGCGCCGTATGCCTCCCGTTGTCCCTTTGAAATGCATCTGTATCCCAAGAAACATCAGGCTGATTTTGCCGACTTAGAAAGTGGAAAGTTTCTGTCACTTGCTTCTTTGCTCCATGAGTGTTATGGAAAGTTACACCGTGCACTGGGAAATCCGCCGTTTCATGTCAACCTTTTTACCCAATCAAGAGGAGATACCCCCTCTTGCTCTCATTGGCATATTGAAATACTTCCTTGGGTCGCACCGATCGGGTCGCTCACGACCGCAACGGGGATCTACATGAATCCGGTTACCCCGGAAATGGTGTGCGGGGGAGAAGGCTCTGACCGATGA